The DNA window TACAGGTTCAAATAGGGCAAGTTCAGGTGGTTGGGGAGCAAATCAAGTAGCAACTATATTGGGTATTGGAATGTTTGTATTTGCCGCACGTTTGTTTGCAAAGTCACCATCAATAGGTCTCAAAATTCTTAATATAATCATATTTTGTGCAATGAGTTTTCGTGCCATTGTTACGTTTAGTCGAGGAGGAGTTATAACTGCCATAATGTGTATTTTGGCTTTTTTAGTCATTTATTATTCAATAGTATCGAGGCGTCAAAAAAATAATATAGTTATGCTATTTCTTATTTTTTGTTCAACAATGGCAGTAACTTGGGTAATTAGTTCTAGTGAAACAGGAGGTTTTATTGATTTAAGATATGCTAATAAAGATCACACTGGACGTCAAAAACAAGATGTTTCAACAGGACGAGGTGATTTATTTGAAAAGGAAATACAAGGTTTTATTGATAATCCTTTTTTTGGAATAGGATCTAGTCGAGCTAAAGATCAACGAATAGAAGAAGAGGGACAAGGAGTTACCTCACATAATGAAGTGAGTAGAGTTTTGGCTGAACATGGTATGTTAGGTGTTATTGTGTTGATTATTCTTATTTTTAAACCTTTAGATTTTAGATCTAGAAATAAAGGAAACTACTATTTTTATGCATTCTTGTGTTTTTGGTTCGCTACTATAAATCATTCATCAATGCGTATTGCAGCACCAGCTTTTATATATGCACTAGCACTTTTAAATGTAACTAATGAGAAACATCCTATACATAGGAAACAACTTAAACAATAAAACATCAAATTTATCTGGAATCCAAACTCTAGGACCTTTGCTGGAAACAGAAGGTTTTGTGATTCATTACGCATCTTCAAAAGCTAATAAAATCCTTAGACTTTTTGATATGGTTTGGACATGCCTTAAATTATTTAAAAAAATAGATATAGTATTAATAGATACATATAGTACTCAAAATTTTTATTATGCATTTGTTGTGAGTCAGTTTTGTAGGCTTTTAAATATAGAATATATTCCCATTTTACATGGTGGAAATCTTACGTCAAGACTAAGTAGGTCTCCTAAATTGAGTCGCTTAATTTTTAACAATTCAAAGCATAATGTGTCACCTTCAATGTATTTAAAAAATGCTTTTGAAGATGTTGGTTTTAAAAATATAATGCATATTCCTAATACCATTAAAATTGATAATTATCCACTTAGTGATAGAGCCTATGATGAACCAAGATTACTTTGGGTTCGTTCATTTTCTAAAATTTATAACCCAGAGTTGGCTGTGCATGTATTTAATAAGTTAAAAGTATTATATCCAAGTGCTAGTTTATGTATGGTTGGCCCAGATGCTGATGGGTCTCGTAAAACAGTAGAAGAATTAGCAAAAAAGTTAAATCTTAATATTAAATTCACAGGCAAATTAGAAAAGAAAGATTGGATAAATTTATCTAGAGCGTATAATGTGTTTATTAACACAACAAATTATGATAATACACCAGTAAGTGTAATTGAAGCGATGGCTTTAGGTCTGCCTGTTATTTCTACAAATGTTGGAGGTATGCCATATTTAATAGAGCATGAAGTTGATGGAATTTTAGTTGAACCTAATCAACCTGAAGAGATGAGTTCTGCTGTAGTTTCAATAATTAGGAATTCAAAAAAAAGAAACTCTTTGGTGCAAAATGCTAGAGAAAAAGTAAATATATTTGATTGGAATCAAGTAAAATTACTTTGGTTTAACGCATTAAACATTAATTAGGTGATAAACTTATTTTAACTTATTATATTTATCAATAATTTGAAAAATGACTAAAAAGAAAGGGATACATTTTGAAATATCTGAACGTAAAATTCTCTTGCGTATTTTTGATGTATTGTTCATTTTTTTTGGACTCTATCTCATTGAGTTGTTTCTTGATTTTGATTATTTAAGAATTAATAATCAAAACGGAGTCGCTTTATTTGTACTAATTTTATACATATCTATATTTGGTACTATTTTTGAAATTTACGACCTTCAGAAATCAAATAAACTTGATGTTACTTTTAGAAACATTGTAATTACTGTGTCAACTACAGTTTTGTTTTATTTGTTAACACCATTCTTTACACCATTTCTACCAGAGAATAGGCTACAAATTATTTACTTCTACTTAATTATAATTGTCATGCTTTTTTTATGGCGATTAGCTTATACTACTTTTATTTCTTCACCTCGTTTTTATAAAAAAGTACTTTTGGTTGGAGAAATTTCTAATATTGAAAACATCGTTAAGCCATTAAAAGAAACCGATCCAAATTACAAAATAATAGGATTTATCAATTGTGAAAAAGAATCTGAAGATCCAATTAAGTTTAAAGGCTTGCAAGAATTTCAGCCTAATGAACTTATGGAGGTTATTCAAAAACATAAAATCTCTGAAATCCTTGTTGCTAGTTACGATTCAGAAACAATAACAACAGAGATTTATCATGATTTAATTAATTTGTTAGAGCATGGTTTTACAATTAGAGAGTACACACAAGTCTATGAAGAAATAACGTATCGAGTCCCTATTCAGTTTGTTGGAAAAGATTTTTATAAATATTTCCCTTTTAGCAGAAGTAATCAAAATACACTTTATCTGTTTTTTCACAGAACATTTGATGTTCTCTTCTCTATAATTGGGCTGTTATTTGGAATCCTTTTAACACCCATTATATTATTGGGCAATCTCATCGCTAATAGAGGTCCTTTATTTTATACTCAAGAACGTGTTGGTAAAAACGGAAAGATATTTCAGATAACGAAATTGAGAAGTATGATTGTAAATGCTGAAAGTGATGGTGCAAAATGGGCACAAAAAAATGATGTTAGAATTACTACTTTTGGGAAGTTTTTGCGTCGCTCTAGATTAGATGAAGTGCCACAATTTCTTAATGTTTTGAAAGGTGAAATGAGTATTATTGGTCCAAGACCCGAACGACCATTTTTTGTTAATGAGCTATCTAGAATAATACCATTTTACGAAACTAGACATATTGTAAAGCCAGGGCTTACAGGCTGGGCTCAAGTTAAAACAAGATATGGATCTTCAGTTGATGATAGTCTAACTAAACTACAATACGATTTGTATTATATTAAGCACAGAAGTATTTTTTTAGATTTGAATATTGTCGTTAAAACCTTAAGTACAATATTATATTATCGTGGACAATAAAGTTGATTTAAACTCTATTGAAATATTTAAGCATATAAATATATCTGATAAATAGAGCTGTCATTAGTGGAATTAGTGCAATAGCGAATACCTGAACTCCAATAATCCAATGTAACGTCATTAAACAAAACATGATGATTAAAAATTTTAAATATTTTTTAAACCAATTTTTTACTTGTGTTTTTAATAACTGTCGAATCATTAATAGGTTTAAAGGAAATGCCCAAAGCATATTATAATTTTGAGCTGTAGCTGAATGATTTGTGCCAAACCATAAAAATAATAGCAGAATACCAATTATACCTGTCAATCCAAATAATACAACATCCAACCATCTACTAAGTCGTTTATGCTTACGATCCTTATAGGTTACAAATAGAATTAAAACCGAAATAACGCTCATTATTAGTAATGGACTCCAAAGAAATTCGTTAGCAGTGTTTTGATTTTTTCTTTTATAAATAGTAGTATTTTTCTTTACTAGATTTTCCGAGTTATTAATTTTAGTTTGACCAAAAAAATCATGAATATACTTAGGTAAGAACATCTGTTCATAAGGTTCTGCTTTTCTGTCAATCACAGAGCCTAATGCGATATCAATACCAAAACTTCCCCAAGTATTTAAACCTACATGTTCGTGTATGAGTTGCCTAAAAGTTTTTGCTTTGTAATCTGGAGATGTAGAGAATACAATGTTTTTGTCGGTAACACGTTTAGTAACATCTCTAATTCTAGTCGCACAGTTGTCATAAAAGAAGTCATAGAGGTATCGTCTGTTTTCTGGTTTATAATTATTGACGAGATAGTCGTAAAGGTGTTGTTTTTCTGAAGATGATAAATTTAAAACCTGCTCATCTATAGTTCGATCATAATACTTATAGATTTTATAAAAATTAGAAAATGAATGTTTACTAATGAGATAATTAAGTTTGCCTTGAGCAAATTTTAAATAAAAATTAGGTGTGTCAAAATCATATTCTCCATAGCCATAAACAACATCTAAGCCTAATTGCTTGTCTTTTATTCTGAAACCATTATGACCAAAAGCATCATTAAGATTATCACCAGGACCAATTGTTAAAACTGATATTTCTGCTTGATTAGATAACTGTCTTTGTTGACCAAATGTAGCTATAGAAAGTAATACAGATAAAAAAAATAATACGTTTAGCTTCATAAGCACCTATTCACTATCTAAAGATACTAAAATCGATTTTTACGGAAAACACATTACTATAAAGCGCAACACTTTGATCACCTATATCTGTAAACGCATAATCTACATAAATCCCATTGTATTTAAATCCTAACCCTAAACTCGGTTGAAAGGTGAGGCTTTCGGAGTTATCTAATTGTAATTCATTTTGAAAATTCCCAACACCAGCTCTTAAAAACACTAAATCTGTATAACCAAATTCAAACCCTAAAGCAGGATTAAAACTTGCAAAAGAGCTAGAAATAAGATCATTGTTTTGTTCAAATCTTACGTTTAAATCTAAAGAGGCTAATAATGAATAATCATAATGAAAGATGTATTTCTTAGACATTCCAATTTGTAATTTAGGAATGGTCAACTCAGTACTTTCAGGAACTGTTTGGTTTTGACCTTCAATAGCATCTTGAATGTCTTTAAGCTTATCGTCATCAAAAGACCAAGCGTTAAACGTTGTAGTAATATCTCTTGCCATGATGCCAAATTTCCAATCGTTTTTAGATTCAAATTGGACACCTAAATCTAAACCAAATCCCCAAGAATTAGCAAAATCACCAATAATTCGTCGAACAACTTTTGCATTCACGCCATAGCTTAAACCTGGAATTGGTAAATTCCTAGCATAAGAAATTGTTAAAGCATAATCTGCAGTTGAAAATAGACTTACACGATCATAATTAACATTTCCTTGGTCGTCAATTAACTGTGTCGTGTCTAAAATATCATCAACACCAAAACGAATTAAGGATACACCAATGGCACTTCTATCATCTATAGGTTTCGCAAAAGCAATATAATTGTAATTGGCAATATTTGCAAAGTAGCTAGAATGCATAACCGATAATTGATTGTCCTCCAAATGAAGTAGTCCTGCAGGATTCCAATATCCCGAATTTACATCTGAAGTATGAGAAACTACAGAGTTGCTCATGCCTAGTGCTGCCGCATCAACACCTATATTTAAAAACTCATTTGAGTATTTACGAACAGTTTGAGCAGAGCCTACCAATGTCATTAATGACAGTAGAAAAAGTAAGTATTTTTTCAACAGCAAAATTTTTACAAATATGCATAATATTTTTCATCTATTAAACTGCAAAATGATGTAGATATTGCATACAACTTGTATAAGTCAGAAATAGTTTGCTATTTTTACAAAAATTGAATGCATGTCTATAAATAAGTACATTCCTAATTTTGTAACACTTCTTAATTTACTCAGCGGAAGTATTGCTGTTGTATTTGCAGTTCATAATAATTTCGTGGCAGCTGCTCTATTTGTTTTTCTTGGTATTTTCTTCGATTTCTTTGATGGTTTATTGGCTAGAAAACTTAATGTTCAAAGCGAATTAGGAATACAGCTTGACTCTTTAGCAGATATGGTGACTAGTGGATTAGTACCTGGAATTGTTATGTTTAAATTGATGTCTATGAGTGTTGAAGCACCTGAAATGATGCCAATTCAATCGTGGAATTCTAATTTTAATGTCTCAAATATGCATATAGAGCCAATTGCTCTAGTCGGATTGTTTATTACACTTGCATCTGCATATCGTTTAGCAAAATTTAATATTGACGAAGACCAACAAGCCTATTTTAAAGGACTTCCAACTCCTGCAAATACATTGCTTATCATGTCATTGCCTCTAATTATTGAATTTCAGAATAGTGATATTTTTATGTCATTAATTTCCAATCTGTGGTTTTTAATAGTATTAACTATTGTGAGTTGCTATTTACTGAATTCTGATATTAAACTTTTTGCCTTAAAATTTAAAAATTTCGATTTTTCAGATAATAAATTCAGATATATATTGATTGTTTTGAGTATTCTTTTAATGGTGCTTTTTCATTTTATTGCAATTCCATTAATTATTATTCTTTACATTGTACTTTCGATACTAAAAAATGCAACAACTAAATAATTTATTTAATTAACTAAAACTAATGGCATCAGGGTTTTTTGCATTATTAGATGATATTGGCGCACTTATGGACGATGTAGCCGCTATGAGTAAAATTACGACTAAAAAAACAGCTGGTATTTTAGGTGATGATTTGGCTGTAAATGCAGAAAAAGCTTCAGGTTTTGTGTCCTCAAGAGAGATTCCAGTGCTTTGGGCAATAACCAAAGGCTCGATGCTAAACAAACTCATTATTCTTCCATTGGCATTTTTGTTAAGCGCATTTTTACCCATAGGAGTAATAGTTATCCTTGTATTAGGTGGTGTGTATTTAGCTTACGAAGGTGCTGAGAAAATTTATGAATATTTTGTACCACATCAGCATGAACATGTTGTTGAATTGAATGAAGACTTAACTGAAGAAGAGCTTTTGGTTTTAGAGAAATCTAAAATAAAGTCTGCTATTTTTACCGATTTTATCCTTTCGGTAGAAATCGTAATCATCGCTTTAGGAACTGTAGTTGGAAAAGAATTATTGTTTCAGATTTTAGTAGTTTCAATTGTCGCTGTTATTGCTACTGTAGGAGTTTATGGAATTGTTGCACTCATTGTTAGAATGGATGATTTTGGTTTTCGATTGATTAAAATGAGTAAAAATAAAAAAGGAGTTGCTTTTGCAATCGGAACTCTTCTCGTGAAAGCATTGCCAATCATAATTAAAAGCTTATCTGTTATAGGAACTATAGCTTTACTTTTGGTTGCAGGCGGAATATTTATACACAATTTAGATTTTTTACATCATTTCTTGGAAGAACTCCCATCAATACTTAGAGATTTTATTGTTGGATTGTTAGTTGGTATAGCTGCACTTGTAGTGGTTAAACTGATAAAAAAAATGATAAGTGTTATTTTTTCGAAAAAGGCTAGTAGTAAATAATTGCTAAATACTATTTGGCTTTTAAAATAGCAAGTAGATTAAATTATTACGAATGGAATTCTAGAAATGCAATTTCTTCTTGCGCAACTCAAAATTCTGACCTAAGTATACTTTGCGTACCATTTCATCATTAGCTAGTTCTTCAGGTTCACCAGCTTTAAGAATACTACCTTCAAACATCAAATACGTTCGATCTGTAATCGCTAAAGTTTCTTGAACGTTGTGGTCCGTAATTAAAATACCAATATTTTTTTTGGTGAGTTGGGCAATAATTCGCTGAATATCTTCAACAGCAACAGGGTCAACACCAGCAAATGGCTCATCTAATAAAATGAAATCAGGATCTGTGGCTAAAGCCCTAGCAATTTCCGTACGACGACGTTCTCCACCAGATAATAAATCCCCTCTGCTTTTTCTAATGTGTCCCAAACTGAATTCTTCAATTAAAGATTCCATTTTGTCTTGCTGCTCTTTCTTACTAAGCTTTGTCATTTGTAATACACTCAAGATATTATCTTCAATGCTTAACTTTCTAAATACAGAAGCTTCTTGTGCCAAATATCCAATTCCATTTTGAGCACGTTTATACATTGGAAACGATGTGATTTCGGTATCATCAAGAAAAATTTGACCACCATTTGGCTTAATAAGACCAACAATCATATAAAATGATGTTGTTTTACCTGCACCATTTGGTCCTAGTAATCCAACAATTTCTCCTTGATTTACTTCCAAAGACACATCCTTAACGACTTTTCTTCCGCTATAGGATTTCATCAAATTATCGGCTCTTAATTTTTTCATGATTGCTAAAATAGTAAATTTACTAGGACAAGCTTTTTCTTTATTAAAAGTTTAACTCTCCGAAGTTGTTTGATCTTCTAAAGCATCCCAATACTCATAAGCACGTCTTAAGTGCGGAATTATTATAGTACCACCAACTAAAGTTGCTATACTTAAAGCTTCAACGACTTCTTCTTTTTTTAGTCCCTCTTTATGAGTGGATTCTAAATGATATTTAATACAATCGTCACATCTAAGTACTGTTGATGCAACAAGGCCTAATAATTCTTTAGTTTTTTTATCTAAAGCACCTTCAGCAAACGCATTGGTGTCTAGATTAA is part of the Psychroserpens ponticola genome and encodes:
- a CDS encoding O-antigen ligase family protein, with the protein product MKTNITYISLIALHILLGMLVFFNETLSKFYFFLAFGFFIYRIILSPSSRKTIEILNACAYFVGAEVFFRMTKGAFSYEAVKYIVILFSIVGMFYKGLSGNSYPYFIYLLLLIPSIFVASTTLSFDVNFRTNIAFVLSGPICLGTAVLFCYDKRVTMKQVNSLLLYMALPIVSHTVYIFLYNPSVKEVLSNTGSNRASSGGWGANQVATILGIGMFVFAARLFAKSPSIGLKILNIIIFCAMSFRAIVTFSRGGVITAIMCILAFLVIYYSIVSRRQKNNIVMLFLIFCSTMAVTWVISSSETGGFIDLRYANKDHTGRQKQDVSTGRGDLFEKEIQGFIDNPFFGIGSSRAKDQRIEEEGQGVTSHNEVSRVLAEHGMLGVIVLIILIFKPLDFRSRNKGNYYFYAFLCFWFATINHSSMRIAAPAFIYALALLNVTNEKHPIHRKQLKQ
- a CDS encoding glycosyltransferase family 4 protein yields the protein MRNILYIGNNLNNKTSNLSGIQTLGPLLETEGFVIHYASSKANKILRLFDMVWTCLKLFKKIDIVLIDTYSTQNFYYAFVVSQFCRLLNIEYIPILHGGNLTSRLSRSPKLSRLIFNNSKHNVSPSMYLKNAFEDVGFKNIMHIPNTIKIDNYPLSDRAYDEPRLLWVRSFSKIYNPELAVHVFNKLKVLYPSASLCMVGPDADGSRKTVEELAKKLNLNIKFTGKLEKKDWINLSRAYNVFINTTNYDNTPVSVIEAMALGLPVISTNVGGMPYLIEHEVDGILVEPNQPEEMSSAVVSIIRNSKKRNSLVQNAREKVNIFDWNQVKLLWFNALNIN
- a CDS encoding sugar transferase, yielding MTKKKGIHFEISERKILLRIFDVLFIFFGLYLIELFLDFDYLRINNQNGVALFVLILYISIFGTIFEIYDLQKSNKLDVTFRNIVITVSTTVLFYLLTPFFTPFLPENRLQIIYFYLIIIVMLFLWRLAYTTFISSPRFYKKVLLVGEISNIENIVKPLKETDPNYKIIGFINCEKESEDPIKFKGLQEFQPNELMEVIQKHKISEILVASYDSETITTEIYHDLINLLEHGFTIREYTQVYEEITYRVPIQFVGKDFYKYFPFSRSNQNTLYLFFHRTFDVLFSIIGLLFGILLTPIILLGNLIANRGPLFYTQERVGKNGKIFQITKLRSMIVNAESDGAKWAQKNDVRITTFGKFLRRSRLDEVPQFLNVLKGEMSIIGPRPERPFFVNELSRIIPFYETRHIVKPGLTGWAQVKTRYGSSVDDSLTKLQYDLYYIKHRSIFLDLNIVVKTLSTILYYRGQ
- a CDS encoding lipoprotein N-acyltransferase Lnb domain-containing protein, which codes for MKLNVLFFLSVLLSIATFGQQRQLSNQAEISVLTIGPGDNLNDAFGHNGFRIKDKQLGLDVVYGYGEYDFDTPNFYLKFAQGKLNYLISKHSFSNFYKIYKYYDRTIDEQVLNLSSSEKQHLYDYLVNNYKPENRRYLYDFFYDNCATRIRDVTKRVTDKNIVFSTSPDYKAKTFRQLIHEHVGLNTWGSFGIDIALGSVIDRKAEPYEQMFLPKYIHDFFGQTKINNSENLVKKNTTIYKRKNQNTANEFLWSPLLIMSVISVLILFVTYKDRKHKRLSRWLDVVLFGLTGIIGILLLFLWFGTNHSATAQNYNMLWAFPLNLLMIRQLLKTQVKNWFKKYLKFLIIMFCLMTLHWIIGVQVFAIALIPLMTALFIRYIYMLKYFNRV
- a CDS encoding putative type IX sorting system protein PorV2 translates to MKKYLLFLLSLMTLVGSAQTVRKYSNEFLNIGVDAAALGMSNSVVSHTSDVNSGYWNPAGLLHLEDNQLSVMHSSYFANIANYNYIAFAKPIDDRSAIGVSLIRFGVDDILDTTQLIDDQGNVNYDRVSLFSTADYALTISYARNLPIPGLSYGVNAKVVRRIIGDFANSWGFGLDLGVQFESKNDWKFGIMARDITTTFNAWSFDDDKLKDIQDAIEGQNQTVPESTELTIPKLQIGMSKKYIFHYDYSLLASLDLNVRFEQNNDLISSSFASFNPALGFEFGYTDLVFLRAGVGNFQNELQLDNSESLTFQPSLGLGFKYNGIYVDYAFTDIGDQSVALYSNVFSVKIDFSIFR
- a CDS encoding CDP-alcohol phosphatidyltransferase family protein, which produces MSINKYIPNFVTLLNLLSGSIAVVFAVHNNFVAAALFVFLGIFFDFFDGLLARKLNVQSELGIQLDSLADMVTSGLVPGIVMFKLMSMSVEAPEMMPIQSWNSNFNVSNMHIEPIALVGLFITLASAYRLAKFNIDEDQQAYFKGLPTPANTLLIMSLPLIIEFQNSDIFMSLISNLWFLIVLTIVSCYLLNSDIKLFALKFKNFDFSDNKFRYILIVLSILLMVLFHFIAIPLIIILYIVLSILKNATTK
- a CDS encoding DUF808 domain-containing protein, whose amino-acid sequence is MASGFFALLDDIGALMDDVAAMSKITTKKTAGILGDDLAVNAEKASGFVSSREIPVLWAITKGSMLNKLIILPLAFLLSAFLPIGVIVILVLGGVYLAYEGAEKIYEYFVPHQHEHVVELNEDLTEEELLVLEKSKIKSAIFTDFILSVEIVIIALGTVVGKELLFQILVVSIVAVIATVGVYGIVALIVRMDDFGFRLIKMSKNKKGVAFAIGTLLVKALPIIIKSLSVIGTIALLLVAGGIFIHNLDFLHHFLEELPSILRDFIVGLLVGIAALVVVKLIKKMISVIFSKKASSK
- the lptB gene encoding LPS export ABC transporter ATP-binding protein; protein product: MKKLRADNLMKSYSGRKVVKDVSLEVNQGEIVGLLGPNGAGKTTSFYMIVGLIKPNGGQIFLDDTEITSFPMYKRAQNGIGYLAQEASVFRKLSIEDNILSVLQMTKLSKKEQQDKMESLIEEFSLGHIRKSRGDLLSGGERRRTEIARALATDPDFILLDEPFAGVDPVAVEDIQRIIAQLTKKNIGILITDHNVQETLAITDRTYLMFEGSILKAGEPEELANDEMVRKVYLGQNFELRKKKLHF
- a CDS encoding carboxymuconolactone decarboxylase family protein; translation: MSDVVSEFNAYRSKMNDAILADNNKIIKRIFNLDTNAFAEGALDKKTKELLGLVASTVLRCDDCIKYHLESTHKEGLKKEEVVEALSIATLVGGTIIIPHLRRAYEYWDALEDQTTSES